The following proteins come from a genomic window of Sorex araneus isolate mSorAra2 chromosome 1, mSorAra2.pri, whole genome shotgun sequence:
- the CEL gene encoding bile salt-activated lipase: protein MGRLELVVVGLACCLAAVSAAKLGAVYTEGGFVEGVNKKLGLFGDYVDIFKGIPFAAPPKALEKPQPHPGWQGTLKAKEFKKRCLQTTITQDKSYGAEDCLYLNIWVPQGKKEVSHNLPVMVWIFGGAFLIGSGQGANVLKNYLYDGEELATRGNVIVVTFNYRVGPLGFLSTGDANLPGNYGLLDQHMAIAWVKRNIAAFGGDPNNITIFGESAGGASVSLQTLSPYNKGLIRRAISQSGVALSPWAVQRNPLFWAKSVAKKVGCPLDDTARMAKCLKVTDPKALTMAYKLPLVNMEYPLMHYLGFLPVVDGDFLPDEPSRLFHNAADIDYIAGTNDMDGHFFANMDLPAIDKNKQSLTDEDFYRVVSGLTYAKGVRGAEATYNFYTEPWGQDASQETKKKTAVNFETDVLFLMPTAMALAQHKAQAKTGRTYSYVFSHPSRMPIYPKWVGADHADDLQYVFGKPMATPLGYRAQDRTVSKAMIAYWTNFAKTGDPNVGSSPVPTRWEPYTAEGRDYLDINNKMDEGSMKRDLRASYLQFWMQTYQALPTVSSSGAAPQPPSDDSEVAPQPPSDDSEAAPQPPTDDSEAAPQPPSESPETNMPLVIGF from the exons ATGGGGCGCCTGGAGCTGGTCGTCGTGGGCCTGGCGTGCTGCCTGGCGGCCGTCAGCGCAGCGAAG CTGGGTGCCGTCTACACGGAAGGCGGCTTCGTGGAAGGCGTCAACAAGAAACTTGGGCTGTTTGGTGACTATGTGGACATCTTCAAGGGGATCCCCTTCGCAGCTCCCCCCAAGGCCCTGGAGAAGCCTCAGCCACACCCTGGCTGGCAAG GGACCCTGAAGGCCAAGGAATTCAAGAAGCGCTGTCTGCAGACCACCATCACCCAGGACAAGAGCTACGGGGCCGAGGACTGCCTCTACCTCAACATCTGGGTCCCTCAGGGCAAGAAGGAAG TGTCCCACAACCTGCCCGTCATGGTCTGGATCTTCGGCGGCGCCTTCCTCATCGGGTCGGGCCAGGGCGCCAACGTGCTGAAGAACTACCTGTACGACGGGGAGGAGCTGGCGACCCGCGGCAACGTCATCGTGGTCACCTTCAACTACCGCGTGGGCCCCCTGGGCTTCCTCAGCACCGGGGACGCCAACCTGCCCG GTAACTACGGGCTCCTGGACCAGCACATGGCCATCGCCTGGGTGAAGAGGAACATCGCCGCCTTCGGGGGGGACCCCAACAACATCACCATCTTCGGGGAGTCGGCCGGGGGTGCCAGCGTCTCTCTGCAG ACCCTGTCTCCCTACAACAAGGGCCTCATCCGCCGAGCCATCAGCCAGAGCGGCGTGGCCCTGAGCCCCTGGGCCGTGCAGAGGAACCCCCTCTTCTGGGCCAAGAGC GTCGCCAAGAAGGTGGGGTGCCCCTTGGATGACACAGCCAGGATGGCCAAGTGTTTGAAGGTCACTGACCCCAAGGCGCTGACCATGGCCTACAAGCTTCCTCTGGTCAACATGGAGT ACCCCCTGATGCACTACCTGGGCTTCCTGCCCGTGGTGGACGGAGACTTCCTCCCCGACGAGCCCAGCCGCCTGTTCCACAACGCCGCTGACATCGACTACATCGCGGGCACCAACGACATGGACGGCCACTTCTTCGCCAACATGGACCTGCCCGCCATCGACAAGAACAAGCAGAGCCTCACCGA TGAGGACTTCTACAGGGTGGTCAGCGGGCTGACCTACGCCAAGGGCGTGAGGGGCGCCGAGGCCACCTACAACTTCTACACGGAGCCTTGGGGCCAAGACGCCTCCCAGGAGACCAAGAAGAAGACGGCGGTGAACTTCGAGACGGATGTCCTCTTCCTGATGCCCACGGCCATGGCCCTGGCCCAGCACAAGGCCCAGGCCAa GACCGGCAGGACCTACTCCTACGTGTTCTCCCACCCCTCACGGATGCCCATCTACCCCAAGTGGGTGGGGGCTGACCACGCTGACGACCTCCAGTACGTGTTTGGGAAGCCCATGGCCACGCCCCTGGGCTACCGCGCACAGGACAGGACCGTGTCCAAGGCCATGATCGCCTACTGGACCAACTTCGCCAAGACTGG GGACCCCAACGTGGGCTCCTCGCCCGTGCCCACTCGGTGGGAGCCCTACACGGCAGAGGGCAGAGACTACCTGGACATCAACAACAAGATGGACGAGGGCTCCATGAAGCGGGACCTGCGGGCCAGCTACCTGCAGTTCTGGATGCAGACGTACCAGGCCCTGCCCACCGTGAGCAGCAGCGgggccgccccccagccccccagcgaTGACTCCGAGgtcgccccccagccccccagcgaTGACTCCGaggccgccccccagccccccaccgatGACTCCGaggccgccccccagcccccttcggAATCCCCGGAGACCAACATGCCTCTGGTCATTGGGTTCTAA
- the GTF3C5 gene encoding general transcription factor 3C polypeptide 5: MKLPHFLQEAGESASQDPADGLRLSLATDTVFQTHIAPGAVRGLAAALPRPRFPRAGAAARARPRGWAAAGSRRCRRCRRCRRAGPRAGAGMAGAGRAVPVQLRRERRLVCVEYPGAVRDVPRVLRSLGGEEAVSRVYADPSKRLELYFRPQDPYCHPLCANRFSTSSLLLRVRRKRGRQRDAQPEGAFHMEVLGTVSTIYKFQGMSDFQYLAVHLGPGGTLLSLYDKVLLGRPEQEAFFHQDLPLFVPPPIFSRLDTPVDYFYRPETQHREGYNNPTVSCENLIGLSRARRPHNAIFVNFEDPEVPAQPLEAAVHTWRRVCANPVDREAEEELRKLFDVRPVWSRNAVKANLNIHPDKLKVLLPFLAYYMITGPWRSLWIRFGYDPRKDPTAKMYQVLDFRIRCGMKYGYTPSELPVKAKRSTCNYSLPITVRKAASQLVTVQDLKQGLGPSGAASARKSASSKYKLKDSVYIFRDGALPPYRQMFYQLCDLNVEELQKIIRRNDGAETSCTERDGWCLPKTGDDLRDAMSLMIRQTIRAKRPALFSSPAKADGGQDQPAYECGEDGEDGEDEEDEEEDFKPSDASDNEMETELLDYV, from the exons ATGAAG CTTCctcacttcctccaggaagccggGGAGAGCGCCTCGCAGGACCCGGCAGACGGCCTCCGGCTGTCGCTAGCTACAGACACTGTGTTCCAGACGCACA TCGCGCCCGGCGCTGTGCGTGGACTGGCCGCCGCGCTCCCCCGGCCGCGCTTCCCTCGGGCCGGAGCGGCGGCGCGAGCGCGTCCGCGGGGCTGGGCCGCCGCCGGGAGCCGCCGCTGTCGCCGCTGTCGCCGCTgtcgccgggccgggccgcgcgcgggggcggggatGGCGGGCGCGGGCCGCGCGGTGCCGGTGCAGCTGCGGCGCGAGCGGCGCCTGGTGTGCGTGGAGTACCCGGGCGCGGTGCGCGACGTGCCCCGCGTGCTGCGCTCGCTGGGCGGCGAGGAGGCCGTGTCCCGG GTCTACGCGGACCCCTCCAAGAGGCTGGAGCTGTACTTCCGGCCCCAGGACCCTTACTGCCACCCCCTGTGTGCCAACCGCTTCAGCACCAGCAGCCTGCTGCTCCGTGTCAGGCGGAAGCGCGGGCGCCAGAGGGACGCCCAGCCCGAGGGCGCGTTCCACATGGAGGTGCTGGGCACCGTCTCCACCATCTACAAGTTTCAAG GCATGTCTGACTTCCAGTACCTGGCCGTGCACCTGGGCCCGGGCGGGACGCTGCTGTCGCTGTACGACAAGGTGCTGCTGGGGAGGCCGGAGCAGGAGGCCTTCTTCCACCAGGACCTGCCGCTCTTCGTGCCCCCGCCCATCTTCTCGCGCCTCGACACCCCCGTGGACTACTTCTACCGGCCCGAGACGCAGCACCG ggAGGGCTACAACAACCCCACCGTCTCCTGCGAGAACCTGATTGGCCTGAGCCGGGCCCGGCGCCCCCACAACGCCATCTTTGTCAACTTTGAGGACCCCGAGGTGCCCGCGCAGCCCCTGGAGGCCGCGGTGCACACCTGGAGGCGGGTGTGCGCCAACCCCGTGGACAGGGAGGCCGAGGAGGAGCTGCGGAAG CTGTTTGACGTCCGTCCCGTGTGGTCTCGAAACGCCGTCAAGGCCAACCTCAACATCCACCCCGACAAGCTCAAGGTCCTGCTGCCCTTCCTGGCCTATTACATG ATAACCGGGCCCTGGAGGAGCCTGTGGATTCGCTTCGGGTACGACCCCCGGAAGGACCCCACCGCCAAGATGTACCAGGTCCTGGACTTCCGGATCCGGTGCGGCATGAAATACG gctacaCCCCCAGCGAGCTGCCGGTGAAGGCCAAGCGCAGCACGTGCAACTACAGCCTCCCCATCACCGTCAGGAAGGCAG CCAGCCAGCTGGTCACCGTGCAGGACCTGAAGCAGGGCCTGGGCCCCTCGGGAGCCGCCAGTGCCCGAAAGTCCGCCTCCAGCAAGTACAAGCTCAAG GACTCCGTGTACATCTTCCGGGACGGGGCCCTGCCGCCGTATCGACAGATGTTCTACCAGCTGTGCGACCTCAACGTGGAGGA gctgCAGAAGATCATCCGGCGCAATGACGGCGCGGAGACGAGCTGCACGGAGCGGGACGGCTGGTGCCTCCCCAAGACGGGTGACGACCTGCGGGATGCCATGTCCCTCATGATCCGCCAGACCATCCGCGCCAAGAGGCCGG ccctgtTCTCCAGCCCGGCCAAAGCGGACGGCGGCCAGGACCAGCCGGCCTACGAGTgcggggaggacggggaggacggggaggacgaggaggacgaggaggaggacttCAAGCCGTCGGACGCGAGTGACAACGAGATGGAGACGGAGTTGCTGGACTACGTGTGA